One Phocaeicola dorei genomic region harbors:
- the rfbF gene encoding glucose-1-phosphate cytidylyltransferase has translation MKAVLFAGGFGTRLSEATNLIPKPMVEIGGKPILWHIMKTYSHYGINEFVICCGYKQYVIKEYFANYFRHNCDMTVDLSNNTVNIHDNHSENWKVTMVDTGLHTQTGGRLKRIQKYIGNERFLLTYGDGVSDINIAESIKAHEASGCAVSLTAYKPGGKFGALQIDLESDKVLSFQEKPDGDRNWINAGYFVCEPEVFDYIPENDDTVIFERKPLEQLAKDGKMHAYRHTGFWKPMDTLRDNTELNEMWDKGTAPWKVW, from the coding sequence ATGAAAGCGGTACTATTTGCCGGTGGTTTCGGTACACGTCTGAGCGAAGCCACCAATCTGATACCCAAACCGATGGTTGAAATCGGAGGAAAGCCCATCCTGTGGCATATCATGAAAACTTACAGCCACTACGGTATCAATGAATTCGTCATCTGCTGCGGCTACAAACAATATGTCATCAAAGAATATTTTGCCAACTATTTCCGTCATAATTGCGATATGACGGTAGATTTATCCAACAATACGGTGAATATACACGACAACCATTCGGAGAACTGGAAAGTCACCATGGTAGATACCGGGCTACATACCCAGACCGGAGGCCGCCTGAAACGCATACAGAAATATATCGGCAACGAGCGTTTTCTGCTGACCTACGGAGACGGCGTTTCCGATATCAATATAGCGGAAAGCATCAAAGCACATGAAGCCTCCGGTTGTGCCGTTTCACTGACAGCCTACAAGCCGGGTGGCAAGTTCGGAGCCCTGCAGATCGATCTGGAAAGTGACAAGGTCTTGTCCTTTCAGGAGAAACCGGACGGTGACCGCAACTGGATCAATGCCGGCTATTTCGTGTGCGAGCCGGAAGTGTTCGACTATATACCGGAAAATGATGACACGGTGATATTTGAGCGCAAGCCTCTGGAACAATTGGCAAAAGACGGTAAGATGCACGCCTACCGCCATACAGGATTCTGGAAGCCGATGGATACCCTGCGAGACAATACGGAACTGAATGAGATGTGGGACAAAGGAACTGCTCCTTGGAAAGTTTGGTGA
- a CDS encoding DUF6169 family protein, whose protein sequence is MLYSLVHINETSPYEVFAYKEDTVYFITDDGSEYLVGFIEETNIGIQRAYQLFIIKKRNGIHIGTDVKIGRTVSSIVHSFFRNPSNILVYICDTSDKDQAARDRKFKIWFKRYASLDDLVFVSEVIDVEDDSYFASMILSRRTTDFYQIQTTFHDYFQDLRSKLE, encoded by the coding sequence ATGCTATATTCTTTAGTCCATATCAATGAGACATCTCCTTATGAAGTTTTTGCATACAAAGAAGACACCGTCTATTTCATAACAGATGACGGCAGTGAATATCTTGTCGGTTTCATTGAAGAAACAAATATAGGAATTCAGCGTGCCTATCAGTTGTTTATTATAAAAAAAAGAAACGGAATACATATCGGTACGGATGTGAAGATCGGGCGGACAGTTTCATCCATCGTTCATTCATTTTTTCGTAACCCTTCCAATATATTAGTTTATATTTGTGATACCAGTGACAAGGATCAGGCGGCTCGTGACCGGAAGTTTAAAATCTGGTTTAAACGGTATGCTTCCTTGGATGATCTGGTATTTGTCTCGGAAGTGATAGATGTGGAGGATGATTCTTATTTCGCTTCTATGATTCTTTCCAGACGAACAACTGATTTTTATCAGATACAGACAACTTTCCATGATTATTTCCAAGATTTACGTTCTAAATTAGAATAA
- the rfbG gene encoding CDP-glucose 4,6-dehydratase — MIDIFHDFYRGKRVLVTGHTGFKGSWLSIWLHELGAEVIGVAQDPFTERDNFVLSGIGQRIKADIRADIRDGERIKEIFRQYQPEIVFHLAAQPLVRLSYDIPVETYQTNVMGTIHILEAIRFTDSVKVGVMITTDKCYENREQIWGYRENEPMGGYDPYSSSKGAAEIAIASWRRSFFQPGAYEKHGKSIASVRAGNVIGGGDWALDRIIPDCIKALEAGKPIEIRSPKAIRPWQHVLEPLSGYMLLAQKMWNEPVKYCEGWNFGPKAESITNVWDVASMVIENYGSGELKDLSAPDALHEAKLLMLDISKAKFQLGWEPRMNILQCIALTVDWYKKYKVENVYQLCVEHLERYLKQ, encoded by the coding sequence ATGATAGACATTTTCCATGATTTCTATCGCGGGAAGCGTGTGCTTGTCACCGGTCATACCGGTTTCAAAGGTAGCTGGCTTTCCATCTGGCTGCACGAGCTGGGCGCCGAAGTTATCGGTGTGGCTCAAGACCCTTTTACGGAGCGTGACAACTTTGTGCTTTCCGGTATCGGGCAGAGAATAAAGGCAGATATCCGTGCCGACATCCGTGACGGTGAACGTATCAAAGAAATCTTCCGGCAGTATCAGCCCGAGATTGTGTTCCATCTGGCAGCCCAGCCTTTGGTACGTCTGAGTTATGACATTCCTGTAGAGACCTATCAGACCAACGTGATGGGGACTATCCATATTCTTGAAGCTATCCGTTTTACAGACAGTGTAAAAGTGGGCGTGATGATAACCACCGATAAATGCTACGAGAACAGGGAACAGATCTGGGGATATCGGGAGAACGAACCGATGGGCGGATACGATCCTTATTCCAGTAGTAAAGGTGCGGCTGAAATAGCCATAGCCTCCTGGCGTCGGAGCTTCTTTCAACCCGGAGCGTATGAAAAACACGGCAAGAGCATTGCCAGTGTAAGAGCCGGAAATGTGATAGGCGGTGGCGACTGGGCTTTGGATAGAATCATTCCCGATTGCATCAAGGCGTTGGAGGCAGGCAAACCAATAGAAATCCGTAGTCCTAAAGCAATCCGCCCCTGGCAACATGTGCTTGAACCGCTTAGCGGCTATATGCTTCTTGCGCAAAAGATGTGGAATGAACCTGTGAAATATTGCGAAGGATGGAATTTCGGTCCGAAGGCTGAAAGCATCACCAATGTGTGGGATGTAGCCTCTATGGTGATAGAGAATTACGGAAGCGGTGAATTGAAAGACCTTTCTGCTCCGGATGCTTTGCATGAGGCAAAGTTGCTGATGCTGGATATCAGTAAGGCAAAATTTCAATTGGGTTGGGAACCAAGGATGAATATTCTGCAATGTATTGCATTGACCGTAGATTGGTACAAGAAATATAAAGTAGAGAACGTATATCAGCTCTGTGTAGAACATCTAGAAAGATACTTGAAACAATGA
- a CDS encoding NAD-dependent epimerase/dehydratase family protein — protein MKIFVTGATGFLGFHFVNVAVNEGHEVLCLRRTISKSLFEPLVEEKIRWVNLEDSNLKEMVDSFQPDVLLHAAWGGVRGAARNSREIQNESLAMSVQMFELYPYKQIIAIGSQAEYGFYHGPVDENHVLRPSIEYAYAKKLCSEYLKKYCKSKGIEWQWIRIFTVFGEKQTGGLIKLVIDKCKSGDRVFDTTKGDQQYSYLYAFDFAKALCLVLGARGKSGIYNLSQPQEVHSNRYILRCIKEKMHADIQFNFGAIPYAGGQIMLMDGRVEKFENSFGPIPHTDFDFALNNTIESLK, from the coding sequence ATGAAAATCTTTGTTACCGGCGCAACTGGCTTTTTAGGCTTTCATTTTGTGAATGTTGCAGTCAATGAAGGACACGAAGTCCTTTGTTTGCGGAGAACTATATCTAAATCTCTGTTTGAACCACTTGTAGAAGAAAAAATAAGATGGGTAAACCTTGAGGATTCAAATTTGAAAGAGATGGTAGATTCTTTTCAACCAGATGTTTTACTTCATGCTGCATGGGGTGGAGTAAGAGGGGCTGCACGAAATAGTAGAGAAATTCAGAATGAAAGCTTGGCCATGTCTGTGCAGATGTTCGAACTTTATCCTTATAAACAGATTATTGCTATTGGTAGCCAAGCGGAATATGGTTTTTATCATGGTCCAGTGGATGAAAATCATGTGTTGCGCCCATCAATAGAATATGCTTATGCAAAGAAGTTGTGTAGTGAATATTTAAAGAAATATTGTAAATCTAAGGGTATTGAATGGCAATGGATTAGGATTTTCACAGTGTTTGGTGAGAAACAAACAGGAGGATTAATAAAATTGGTCATTGATAAATGTAAAAGTGGAGATAGAGTATTTGATACTACTAAAGGCGATCAACAATATTCATATCTCTATGCATTCGATTTTGCCAAAGCTTTATGTCTTGTACTTGGAGCGAGAGGAAAATCCGGAATATACAATTTAAGTCAACCTCAAGAAGTGCATAGCAACCGATATATATTGAGATGTATAAAAGAAAAAATGCATGCTGATATTCAATTTAATTTCGGTGCAATTCCCTATGCAGGTGGTCAGATTATGTTGATGGACGGACGGGTGGAGAAATTTGAAAACTCTTTTGGCCCTATTCCTCATACCGATTTTGATTTTGCATTAAATAATACGATAGAATCATTAAAATAA
- a CDS encoding transketolase, protein MSVKSLEMAKNIRKISVAMVYKAHASHIGGALSMADILAVLYSDVLNYDVNNPDWEKRDRCLLSKGHACVSFYAALALAGFYPISELNSYAQDGSSFLCHTTHHVSGIEISAGSLGHGFSIACGIALGAKIKKENFNTYVILGDGEMDEGSNWEAFLFGAHHKLSNLCAIIDYNKIQSFGNTNDVLRLEPLIDKLKAFNWNVISIDGHDHDELLRAFDVFKHQKDIPTVIIANTIKGKGVSFMENNLVWHYKSPDEEQYKQAIKEIEG, encoded by the coding sequence ATGAGTGTGAAAAGTTTAGAAATGGCAAAGAATATTCGAAAAATTTCTGTTGCCATGGTGTATAAAGCCCATGCTTCTCATATAGGAGGAGCATTGTCAATGGCCGATATTTTGGCTGTACTTTATAGTGATGTTCTTAATTATGATGTAAACAATCCTGATTGGGAAAAACGTGATCGCTGTTTACTTTCAAAAGGGCATGCTTGTGTATCGTTCTATGCAGCCCTAGCACTTGCGGGATTTTATCCCATAAGTGAACTTAATTCTTATGCACAGGACGGTTCTTCTTTTTTATGTCATACAACACATCATGTATCAGGTATTGAAATTTCAGCAGGTAGCTTGGGGCATGGATTCTCTATTGCTTGTGGCATTGCGTTAGGTGCAAAAATAAAGAAAGAGAATTTCAATACTTATGTTATTTTAGGTGATGGGGAAATGGATGAAGGATCAAATTGGGAAGCCTTTCTTTTTGGAGCGCATCATAAATTATCCAATCTGTGTGCCATTATTGACTATAATAAGATTCAAAGTTTTGGTAATACTAATGATGTTCTACGTCTTGAACCGTTAATTGATAAATTGAAGGCTTTTAATTGGAACGTGATCAGTATTGACGGACATGATCATGATGAATTGTTGCGTGCTTTTGATGTTTTCAAACATCAAAAAGATATACCTACAGTTATAATAGCAAATACTATAAAGGGAAAAGGTGTATCTTTTATGGAGAATAATTTGGTATGGCATTACAAGTCACCAGATGAAGAACAGTATAAACAAGCGATAAAAGAGATTGAAGGATGA
- a CDS encoding transketolase family protein, translating to MRTAFIKQLVEEAAINDKIFLIVGDLGYSVVEMFAEKYPERFLNAGIAEQNMIGVAAGLAKEGYNVYVYSIGNFPTLRCMEQIRYDVAYHNLNVKIVSVGAGYAYGSLGASHHATEELGMMRTIPNMVICSPGDPVEAQVISTVSANYEGPMYLRLGKAGEVIVHQSLIENLKIGDLIPVIRKPNANKALLVSGSILDYAVNRIREFNDLSDVYSIPFVKPLNIEQLHELAIQYPDICVLEEHQKSCGVGSAIIEVINDMYSRSEIPYYPRIKRIAIDDKFYSVSGSQAYLRKLANLVL from the coding sequence ATGAGGACAGCGTTTATTAAGCAGCTTGTTGAAGAAGCTGCAATAAATGATAAGATATTTTTAATCGTAGGTGATTTGGGGTATAGTGTGGTAGAGATGTTTGCGGAAAAATATCCAGAACGTTTTTTGAATGCAGGCATTGCAGAACAGAATATGATTGGAGTGGCTGCAGGATTGGCAAAAGAAGGATATAATGTTTACGTCTATTCTATTGGAAACTTTCCAACATTACGGTGCATGGAACAAATCCGTTATGACGTCGCGTACCATAATTTGAATGTGAAGATTGTTTCAGTGGGTGCTGGATATGCTTATGGTTCTTTAGGAGCATCACATCATGCGACAGAAGAATTGGGGATGATGCGCACAATTCCTAATATGGTGATTTGTTCGCCTGGAGACCCCGTTGAAGCACAGGTCATCTCTACTGTTTCTGCCAATTATGAGGGTCCCATGTATTTACGATTGGGAAAGGCGGGTGAAGTAATCGTCCATCAATCATTGATTGAAAATTTAAAAATCGGTGACCTTATCCCTGTTATTAGAAAGCCAAATGCAAATAAAGCTCTATTGGTTAGTGGCTCAATATTAGATTATGCAGTCAATCGTATAAGAGAATTTAATGATTTGTCAGATGTTTATAGCATTCCATTTGTTAAACCATTAAATATTGAACAGCTGCATGAATTGGCAATACAATATCCGGATATTTGCGTCTTGGAAGAACATCAAAAAAGCTGTGGAGTAGGTTCTGCAATAATAGAAGTTATAAATGATATGTATTCACGGAGTGAAATACCATATTATCCTCGAATTAAACGTATAGCTATTGATGATAAATTTTATTCCGTTTCTGGTTCACAGGCATATTTAAGAAAATTAGCCAACTTAGTATTATAA
- a CDS encoding glycosyltransferase family A protein, whose amino-acid sequence MNQEICVYILTHNRPDVILRSLNSVREQDYCNLKIIVSDNSDNDETTELLKDITRKDRRVCYEKRGIECSSSNAHFNYILKTNSFEYFMLFHDDDEMLPSMVSTLYEYLFTHKNLCAVACNAYFNVRGKNTKKKAFISQNIDTFENGEEIIKRYAVGRIAPFPSFMYRKSKVFGISMDWNKGGKYCDCSFIVTIANSGGVAYLPQCCMYYFISPNQDSQHHEFAQYLSLIKYLATLVEDKGLLLNMRLYNIYNYLRDLQLKTKRIPYRKEVLFLFYKYSFTNFFPKYILRLLNLYMR is encoded by the coding sequence ATGAATCAAGAAATTTGTGTTTATATATTAACACATAATAGACCAGATGTAATCCTAAGATCTTTAAATTCAGTTAGAGAACAGGATTATTGTAACTTAAAGATAATTGTATCCGATAATTCTGATAATGATGAAACTACTGAATTATTAAAAGATATTACAAGGAAAGATCGAAGAGTCTGTTATGAAAAAAGGGGCATAGAGTGTTCATCAAGTAATGCACATTTTAATTATATATTAAAGACTAATTCATTTGAGTATTTCATGTTGTTTCATGATGATGATGAAATGTTACCATCTATGGTGAGCACATTATATGAATATTTGTTTACTCATAAGAATTTGTGTGCAGTGGCTTGCAACGCCTATTTTAATGTTAGAGGCAAGAACACGAAAAAGAAGGCGTTTATTTCTCAGAATATAGATACTTTTGAAAACGGTGAAGAAATAATAAAGAGATATGCTGTAGGTCGCATCGCCCCTTTTCCTTCTTTTATGTATCGAAAGTCAAAGGTCTTTGGAATTTCAATGGATTGGAATAAAGGAGGAAAATATTGTGATTGCTCATTTATTGTCACTATTGCTAATAGTGGAGGGGTCGCATATTTACCTCAGTGCTGTATGTATTATTTTATATCTCCTAATCAGGATAGTCAACATCACGAATTTGCCCAATATTTATCATTGATAAAATATTTAGCAACACTCGTGGAGGATAAAGGCTTATTATTAAATATGCGTCTTTATAATATTTATAATTATCTACGTGATTTACAGCTGAAGACAAAAAGAATTCCCTATAGAAAAGAGGTTTTATTCCTTTTTTATAAATATTCATTTACTAATTTCTTTCCTAAATATATTTTACGGTTACTCAATTTGTACATGAGATGA
- a CDS encoding glycosyltransferase family 10 domain-containing protein has protein sequence MIKVYIPGPFNIPIQRQFPNQEKTVWGNCEFVFQENDNYDYIVVVDSIKEEIKTLCPIERRILFLGEAPYVKIYNKKFIKQFGHIYGCQEQLIRKGVSETSIPLLPWMLGCRLQENTHICNSEKYHTFSDFKDSKIVSTRLNKFCLITSNKTFTRGHRNRVCFAERILKEYPNLVDVYGNGYNPISDKLDILSQYKYSIVIENCSYPNYWTEKLADCFIAGCYPVYYGCTNIHDYFSKSSLDVIDILNFDSTLMQLKSILSSTKYEDSISAIAEAKEMVMNKYNMFSIISHIIENIDASLLFRKESSSSIHPMQYSIKDKILQKIAWYFNIVL, from the coding sequence ATGATTAAAGTTTATATTCCAGGACCGTTCAACATTCCGATACAGAGGCAGTTTCCCAATCAAGAAAAAACGGTATGGGGAAACTGTGAATTTGTTTTTCAAGAAAATGACAATTATGATTATATTGTAGTTGTTGATAGTATAAAAGAGGAAATAAAAACACTATGTCCGATAGAAAGGAGAATATTATTTTTAGGGGAAGCTCCGTATGTTAAGATTTATAATAAAAAATTCATAAAACAGTTTGGGCATATATATGGGTGTCAAGAGCAATTGATAAGAAAAGGAGTTTCTGAAACCTCTATTCCATTATTGCCATGGATGTTAGGATGTAGATTACAAGAAAACACTCACATTTGTAATAGTGAAAAATATCATACCTTTTCAGATTTTAAAGATAGCAAAATAGTATCTACCCGTTTGAATAAGTTTTGTTTAATTACATCTAATAAAACCTTTACTAGAGGACATCGTAATAGGGTTTGTTTTGCAGAACGAATTCTAAAAGAATATCCGAATTTAGTAGATGTTTATGGAAATGGGTATAACCCGATTTCTGATAAATTAGATATACTTTCTCAATACAAATATTCCATTGTTATAGAAAATTGTTCATATCCTAATTATTGGACGGAAAAATTGGCCGATTGTTTTATAGCTGGATGTTATCCGGTCTATTATGGGTGCACAAATATACATGATTATTTTTCTAAATCTTCTTTGGATGTTATTGACATATTGAATTTTGATTCAACCCTGATGCAATTAAAATCAATACTTTCTTCTACTAAGTATGAAGACTCTATAAGCGCTATTGCAGAGGCAAAAGAAATGGTGATGAATAAATATAACATGTTTTCAATCATATCTCATATTATTGAAAACATAGATGCTTCTCTCCTTTTCAGAAAAGAAAGTAGTAGTAGTATTCATCCAATGCAATATTCTATAAAGGATAAAATTTTGCAGAAAATAGCTTGGTATTTTAATATTGTATTATAA